The DNA sequence TTAATTACTCTGCCAAATTCAATTTTTCGATATTCATAAATTACTTTTCCATCAATATTTTTTTCTGAATACGGAACTAAATTTTTTATCAAAAATTCTTTATTTAAAAAGTCTAAAACATAATATCCATTTGAGTTTAGCATTTTATACGAATTTTCAACAAATTTAAAATTATCATCATCTGTTTCAAAATATCCAAAACTTGTAAATAAGTTTGCAACCAAATCAAATTTTTTATTGATGTAAAAATTTCTTAAATCACTGACTAAAAAATTAATATTTAGATTTTTTTCTTTTGCACAATTTATACCAATATTCAACAAGTTTGTGCTTAAATCGAATGCGGTTACGCTAAACTTTTTTTCGGCAAATTTTACAGCGTGTCTTCCAACTCCGCAAGCGGCATCAAGAATTTCTGAATTTTCTTTCAGATTAATTTGGGAGAGAATTAGATTAACAATTTCATCGGCATCTTTATCATTTCTGTGATTGTAAACATCAAGATAATATTTTGATGAAAACCAATCTTTAAACCATTCGTTCTGCATTTACATTTCAATTCTATTTAAAACTGCGCGACCAATTGTTGCTTCGTCTGTAAATTCCAAATCGCCGCCGATTGGTAAACCTCTTGCCAATCTTGTAATTTTTATGTTTAGCGGTTTTAATAATTTAGCCAAATAAAGTGAAGTGGTTTCACCTTCAGTATCGGGATTTAACGCAAGAATAATTTCTTTTACATGATCACTTTTTAATCGTTCAATCAGTTCTTTAATTTTTAAATTTTCAACGCCAATTCCGGAAAGCGGAGAAAGTACTCCGCCCAAAACATGGTAAATTCCGCTGAATTCATTAGTGTTTTCAATTGCAATAATATCGCTTGCATCTTCAACAATACAAATTGTACTTTTATCTCTTTTGGGATT is a window from the Ignavibacteriota bacterium genome containing:
- the recR gene encoding recombination protein RecR → MEIAEPLRVVIEELNKLPSIGKKSAQRLALHLVKKDKKEIEDLIKALIDLKDKIKFCKNCFNLSAEEYCSVCQNPKRDKSTICIVEDASDIIAIENTNEFSGIYHVLGGVLSPLSGIGVENLKIKELIERLKSDHVKEIILALNPDTEGETTSLYLAKLLKPLNIKITRLARGLPIGGDLEFTDEATIGRAVLNRIEM
- a CDS encoding class I SAM-dependent methyltransferase; amino-acid sequence: MQNEWFKDWFSSKYYLDVYNHRNDKDADEIVNLILSQINLKENSEILDAACGVGRHAVKFAEKKFSVTAFDLSTNLLNIGINCAKEKNLNINFLVSDLRNFYINKKFDLVANLFTSFGYFETDDDNFKFVENSYKMLNSNGYYVLDFLNKEFLIKNLVPYSEKNIDGKVIYEYRKIEFGRVIKEIKIKNNNEEINFSESVRLYSYGELVQNFSQIGFKVFKTFGNYLGQEFNEKESQRCIIIFQK